In a single window of the Streptomyces cinnabarinus genome:
- a CDS encoding FAD-dependent oxidoreductase, producing the protein MPHTLVLGAGPVGLVTAMLLAADGHRVTVLDRDPADSRTTAAVFGGEWKRPGVAQFGHTHIFMPAGYQTLARELPGAAARLLAVGGRPHNMIEGAFGAGEVGERQEGDERFETVAARRPVLEMALFAEARETPGITVRCDVKVTGLVTGDARTLGTPHVVGVTTRNGETITADLVVDATGRSTRIPALLADLGAAPTSQHAAVGFRYYTRYFRSEHGDLPAQPTWPIFHYNSISAITAPGDHDTWSLTLVTSGRDQQLRALKDPNVWTRVAASYPDVSHWLAGEPITDVNAMGGTESKHWTYTVDGTPVVTGLVAVGDSWATTNPQFGMGMTVGVRHALLLRESLRKFGADNPIELALHFDRDTKELLEPIWSGSLNWDEHRLAEIDAEIRGERYTTDDDDWNLRSMLDAVRLRDPHVLRSYAEVGCMLAGPAEVLARPGLVERIIELGANAPRYPYPGPDRTQLLEIIEAN; encoded by the coding sequence ATGCCGCACACCCTTGTGCTCGGCGCTGGCCCGGTGGGGCTCGTCACCGCGATGCTTCTCGCTGCGGACGGACACCGCGTCACCGTGCTGGACCGTGACCCCGCCGACTCCCGGACAACGGCCGCCGTGTTCGGCGGGGAATGGAAGCGGCCGGGTGTCGCCCAGTTCGGGCACACGCACATCTTCATGCCGGCTGGTTACCAGACACTCGCCCGAGAGCTTCCGGGCGCCGCGGCACGACTGCTGGCTGTGGGCGGACGCCCGCACAACATGATCGAAGGGGCCTTCGGGGCGGGCGAAGTCGGAGAACGCCAGGAGGGGGACGAGCGTTTCGAGACCGTCGCCGCCAGGCGCCCCGTCCTGGAGATGGCGCTGTTCGCGGAGGCGAGGGAGACGCCCGGAATCACCGTTCGGTGCGATGTGAAGGTTACCGGCCTGGTGACTGGCGATGCCCGCACACTCGGGACACCCCACGTCGTGGGAGTGACCACCAGGAACGGGGAGACGATCACTGCTGACCTGGTGGTCGACGCCACCGGCCGCAGCACCCGGATACCCGCCCTGCTCGCAGACCTCGGTGCCGCCCCGACGAGCCAGCACGCCGCTGTCGGTTTCCGCTACTACACCCGCTACTTCAGGTCTGAGCACGGTGACTTGCCCGCCCAGCCGACCTGGCCGATCTTCCACTACAACAGCATCTCGGCCATCACCGCGCCCGGTGACCATGACACCTGGTCGCTCACCCTCGTCACGTCCGGCCGCGACCAGCAGCTGCGGGCGCTGAAGGACCCGAACGTATGGACCCGGGTTGCCGCCAGCTACCCCGACGTTTCGCACTGGCTGGCCGGAGAACCGATCACCGATGTGAACGCGATGGGCGGGACGGAAAGCAAGCACTGGACGTATACCGTGGATGGAACGCCGGTGGTTACGGGACTCGTGGCGGTCGGCGACTCGTGGGCCACTACGAACCCCCAGTTCGGCATGGGTATGACGGTAGGAGTCCGGCACGCTCTGCTGCTCCGGGAGTCGCTCCGCAAGTTCGGAGCTGACAACCCGATCGAGCTCGCGCTGCACTTCGACCGTGACACGAAGGAACTGCTCGAGCCGATTTGGAGCGGATCTCTCAACTGGGACGAGCACCGGCTCGCCGAGATCGATGCCGAGATCCGCGGTGAGCGCTACACGACCGACGATGACGACTGGAACCTGCGCAGCATGCTGGACGCTGTCCGGCTCCGCGACCCTCACGTCCTGCGGAGCTACGCCGAGGTCGGCTGCATGCTGGCCGGCCCAGCCGAGGTGCTGGCCCGCCCGGGGCTGGTGGAACGGATCATCGAACTCGGTGCCAACGCTCCCCGCTACCCCTACCCCGGTCCCGACCGTACCCAGCTGCTAGAGATCATTGAAGCGAACTGA
- a CDS encoding helix-turn-helix domain-containing protein, whose protein sequence is MTATVLSTEPIPAKERLAYWHEMISRIYDELASVRMDIALPVDAPYRGTITATRLGSLHVATTDADPQRFRQTKGVADGPGADYVNVCWMDRGVLALDQNDHRALLRPGSLLFFDTSHPHRTNYPVPFRQQVIQVPRWMLGLREGEIQRLTSTPIGPDTDTSALVIQFLSQFATKAAYIPPHIGDLLARNTADLLATLIAERLDRVSPDTGTDAARTALRLRIKGFIDRNLADPDLSPQMIADAHRISVRYLHWLFQNEETTVSRWILHRRLAAGQRDLARSSRSALSVAAVAHRWGFTSPSHFSRAFRAAYGMTPREWRAGPEQDRPILLNPPGGVHAEGIAGP, encoded by the coding sequence GTGACGGCTACGGTGCTCTCCACAGAGCCGATTCCCGCCAAGGAACGGCTGGCCTACTGGCACGAGATGATCAGTCGGATCTACGACGAGCTGGCGTCCGTCCGGATGGACATCGCCCTACCCGTGGACGCGCCTTACCGGGGCACGATCACCGCAACCCGACTCGGTTCCCTGCACGTCGCCACGACGGACGCCGACCCGCAGCGGTTCCGCCAGACCAAAGGAGTGGCTGACGGGCCGGGTGCGGACTACGTCAACGTGTGCTGGATGGACCGCGGGGTCCTGGCGCTGGATCAGAACGACCACCGGGCGCTGCTCCGGCCCGGGTCTTTGCTCTTCTTCGACACCAGCCACCCGCACCGAACCAACTACCCCGTCCCATTCCGCCAGCAGGTCATCCAGGTGCCACGGTGGATGCTTGGCCTACGGGAGGGCGAGATCCAGCGCCTCACCTCAACGCCCATCGGACCCGACACCGACACTTCGGCGCTTGTGATCCAGTTCCTCTCCCAGTTCGCCACCAAAGCGGCATACATCCCTCCGCACATCGGCGACCTGCTCGCACGCAACACCGCAGACCTGCTGGCCACCTTGATCGCCGAGCGACTGGACCGTGTCTCTCCCGACACCGGCACCGATGCCGCAAGAACCGCGCTGCGGCTGCGTATCAAGGGCTTCATCGACCGCAATCTCGCCGACCCGGACCTCTCCCCGCAGATGATCGCTGACGCGCACCGCATCTCCGTGCGCTATCTGCACTGGCTCTTTCAGAACGAGGAGACCACGGTCAGCCGGTGGATTCTGCACCGCCGCCTGGCTGCGGGCCAGCGCGACCTCGCCCGCTCCAGCCGCTCGGCACTGTCCGTCGCCGCCGTCGCCCACCGGTGGGGCTTCACCAGCCCTTCCCATTTCAGCCGCGCCTTCCGCGCCGCCTACGGCATGACACCCCGCGAATGGCGCGCCGGGCCCGAGCAGGATCGACCCATCCTCCTCAACCCTCCGGGCGGAGTCCACGCCGAAGGTATAGCCGGGCCCTGA
- a CDS encoding helix-turn-helix domain-containing/SEL1-like repeat protein → MYDGSGRRSPARDELCRRLAEGRARAGLDLTQLAHQSNLRRTTVSKALSSSGGVPSADTVAALARALRLSVGELLQLQRKAAEESGAPSAHASGPGRSIGQWEPHELEVHPAGLGKTVSGGGVRTLPGYVPRRHDQALAAAVRDASGGRSKIVFLVGSSSTGKTRACWEAVQPLAVKGWRLWHPFDPTRAQAALEELQQVRPRTVVWLNEAQHYLGDPAVGELVAAAVHRLLSDEQRGPVLVLGTLWPEYAHQYTALPTPGGHDPHSRARELLAGHTLTVPDTFDTSALTAAAALAENGDGLLADALTRTRDHGRVAQDLAGAPELLRRYEQSTPPARALLEAAMDARRLGVRLHLRHAFLTDAAAGYLSEHDYDQLTDHWAEAAYAELAQPVHGKQAPLRRTTPRPPQHPPTPTTSANNAAPPAGPVFRLADYLEQHGRTTRRHLCPPASFWHAAHTHLTHPDDLHKLTEAAEDRHRLQWAHHLRHRAADHGSTQALHTLAVMQEEAGDREGAEALARQAADHGSPRALLRLAGMRERAGDREEAEALARQAADHGSPRALLRLAGMRERAGDREGAEAFARQAADHGDIDALRRLAEMREEAGDREGAEAFARQAADCGSTHALYSLAEMRERAGDREGAEVLVREAADCGSTHALYSLAEMREQAGDREGAEALVREAADHGDTDALLIVAVMQEEAGDREGAEALARQATSHGFTAALTYLAGMREQSGARRDAEALYWEAADCGSTHALYHLARMREETGDRDGAEALVRQAAQHGDTDALRRLAEMRERAGDGEGADVLAREAVGHGDTDVLLRLARMREEAGDREGADVLAREAVGHGDTDVLLRLARMREEAGDREGAEVLVRQAAHHGSTDAIRRLAEMREEAGDREGAEALVRQAADHGDTDALFFMPGTWQLLTRLWPHGLDPDGTPTPPWQ, encoded by the coding sequence ATGTACGACGGGTCAGGCCGCCGCAGTCCGGCACGTGACGAGCTGTGCAGGAGACTTGCCGAGGGGCGGGCCCGGGCGGGACTGGACCTGACGCAGCTCGCCCATCAGTCCAATCTGAGGCGGACGACGGTGTCGAAGGCACTCTCGTCCAGCGGGGGTGTGCCGTCGGCGGACACGGTGGCCGCTCTGGCGCGCGCGTTGCGGCTGTCGGTGGGTGAGCTGCTTCAGTTACAGCGAAAGGCGGCCGAGGAGTCGGGCGCGCCCTCAGCACACGCGTCAGGGCCAGGCAGGTCGATTGGTCAGTGGGAGCCGCACGAACTGGAAGTCCACCCCGCAGGATTGGGCAAGACCGTTTCGGGCGGTGGGGTGCGGACGCTGCCCGGGTACGTGCCCCGCCGGCATGACCAGGCTCTGGCTGCTGCGGTGCGGGATGCGTCAGGAGGTCGCAGCAAGATCGTGTTCCTGGTGGGGTCGTCGTCGACGGGGAAGACGAGGGCGTGCTGGGAGGCGGTGCAGCCGCTTGCAGTGAAGGGGTGGAGGCTGTGGCATCCCTTCGACCCGACCCGCGCGCAGGCCGCGTTGGAGGAGCTGCAGCAGGTCCGACCTCGGACGGTGGTGTGGCTGAACGAGGCTCAGCACTACCTTGGCGACCCAGCTGTCGGCGAGCTGGTCGCGGCGGCCGTGCACCGACTGCTGAGTGATGAGCAGCGCGGGCCGGTGTTGGTGCTGGGCACGCTGTGGCCCGAGTACGCCCACCAGTACACGGCCCTGCCCACTCCAGGCGGACACGATCCCCACAGCCGGGCCCGGGAACTGCTGGCCGGCCACACGTTGACCGTCCCCGACACCTTCGACACGAGCGCCCTGACCGCGGCCGCCGCTCTCGCCGAGAACGGTGACGGGCTGTTGGCCGACGCCCTCACCCGCACCCGGGATCACGGCCGAGTGGCCCAGGACCTGGCCGGCGCCCCGGAACTGCTGCGCCGCTACGAACAGTCCACCCCGCCCGCACGAGCCCTGCTGGAAGCAGCGATGGACGCGCGTCGACTCGGCGTCCGCCTCCACCTCCGGCACGCCTTTCTCACCGACGCCGCCGCCGGCTACCTCAGCGAGCACGACTACGACCAGCTCACCGACCACTGGGCCGAAGCCGCCTACGCCGAACTCGCCCAGCCGGTCCACGGCAAGCAGGCCCCGCTGCGCCGCACCACACCCCGCCCCCCGCAACACCCGCCCACCCCCACCACCAGCGCCAACAACGCAGCTCCGCCTGCGGGACCGGTGTTCCGGCTCGCCGACTATCTCGAACAACACGGCCGCACCACTCGCCGCCACCTGTGCCCACCCGCTTCGTTCTGGCACGCCGCCCACACCCACCTCACCCACCCCGACGACCTGCACAAGCTCACCGAAGCCGCCGAGGACCGCCACCGCCTCCAATGGGCCCACCACCTCCGCCACCGCGCCGCCGACCACGGCAGCACCCAAGCCCTGCACACCCTGGCCGTGATGCAGGAGGAGGCAGGAGACCGGGAGGGCGCTGAAGCGTTGGCGCGGCAGGCTGCCGACCACGGCAGCCCCCGAGCCCTGCTGCGCCTGGCCGGCATGCGGGAGCGGGCCGGGGACCGGGAGGAGGCTGAAGCGTTGGCGCGGCAGGCTGCCGACCACGGCAGCCCCCGAGCCCTGCTGCGCCTGGCCGGCATGCGGGAGCGGGCCGGGGACCGGGAGGGAGCTGAAGCCTTCGCTCGGCAGGCCGCCGACCACGGCGACATCGATGCCCTGCGGCGCCTGGCCGAGATGCGGGAGGAGGCGGGGGACCGTGAGGGGGCTGAAGCCTTCGCTCGGCAGGCCGCTGACTGCGGCAGCACCCACGCCCTGTACTCCCTGGCCGAGATGCGGGAGCGGGCCGGAGACCGTGAGGGCGCTGAGGTCCTGGTCCGGGAGGCCGCTGACTGCGGCAGCACCCACGCCCTGTACTCCCTGGCCGAGATGCGGGAGCAGGCCGGAGACCGTGAGGGCGCTGAGGCCCTGGTCCGTGAGGCCGCCGACCACGGCGACACCGACGCCCTGCTCATCGTGGCCGTGATGCAGGAGGAGGCCGGGGACCGGGAGGGCGCTGAAGCCCTGGCCCGGCAGGCAACCAGCCACGGCTTCACCGCCGCCCTGACCTACCTGGCCGGAATGCGGGAGCAGTCCGGGGCCCGGAGAGATGCTGAAGCCCTCTACTGGGAGGCCGCCGACTGCGGCAGCACCCACGCCCTGTACCACCTGGCCCGGATGCGGGAGGAGACCGGGGACCGGGACGGCGCCGAGGCCCTGGTCCGGCAGGCCGCCCAGCACGGCGACACCGACGCCCTGCGGCGTCTGGCCGAGATGCGGGAGCGGGCGGGGGACGGTGAGGGGGCTGATGTCCTGGCGCGGGAGGCCGTCGGCCACGGTGACACCGACGTCCTGTTGCGTCTGGCCCGGATGCGGGAGGAGGCCGGGGACCGGGAGGGCGCTGATGTCCTGGCGCGGGAGGCCGTCGGCCACGGTGACACCGACGTCCTGTTGCGTCTGGCCCGGATGCGGGAGGAGGCCGGGGACCGGGAGGGCGCTGAAGTCCTGGTCCGGCAGGCCGCCCACCATGGCAGCACCGACGCCATACGGCGTCTGGCGGAAATGCGGGAGGAGGCGGGGGACCGGGAGGGCGCCGAGGCCCTGGTCCGGCAGGCCGCCGATCACGGCGACACGGACGCCCTGTTCTTCATGCCCGGGACTTGGCAGCTGCTCACGAGACTGTGGCCCCATGGCCTGGACCCCGACGGTACTCCGACACCCCCATGGCAATAG
- a CDS encoding alpha/beta fold hydrolase gives MAQTVATFDYHRIHVADDVSLNVAVTGSGAPLVLLHGFPQTHLMWRHVAADLAADHTVICPDLRGYGDSDKPVDTDGTVYSKRTMAADIVAVSEALGYRRFALAGHDRGALVAFRAGLDHPDRITHLACLDVLPTLDMWDVMHGVTASVGFHLYLMAQPPGLPEQLIAASPDAFFGHFLDSWTNDPQAIPADIRAAYLKACRGAVPSIVADYRASAAIDIEHDRADRAADNQLRMPVSVLQQDWGAALGFDAAALWGSWCADLQHTTVTSGHFMAEEAPAEIAGALRALTSR, from the coding sequence ATGGCACAAACGGTCGCCACCTTCGATTACCACCGGATCCATGTCGCCGACGATGTGTCGCTGAACGTGGCCGTCACCGGCTCGGGTGCACCACTCGTCCTGCTCCATGGCTTCCCGCAGACGCATCTGATGTGGCGGCATGTCGCTGCCGACCTCGCGGCGGACCACACCGTGATCTGTCCCGACCTGAGAGGCTACGGGGACAGCGACAAGCCCGTGGACACCGACGGCACCGTCTATTCCAAGCGCACCATGGCCGCCGACATAGTGGCCGTGTCCGAAGCCCTGGGATACAGGCGCTTCGCCCTGGCCGGGCACGACCGCGGTGCCCTCGTGGCCTTCCGCGCCGGCCTCGACCACCCCGACAGGATCACCCACCTGGCCTGCCTCGATGTGCTTCCCACCTTGGACATGTGGGATGTGATGCACGGAGTCACGGCGTCCGTCGGCTTCCACCTCTACCTCATGGCGCAGCCGCCGGGACTGCCCGAGCAGCTGATCGCAGCCAGCCCGGATGCCTTCTTCGGTCACTTCCTCGACAGCTGGACCAACGACCCGCAGGCGATTCCCGCCGACATCCGCGCCGCCTACCTGAAGGCCTGCCGGGGCGCGGTGCCTTCGATCGTCGCCGACTACCGTGCCTCCGCGGCCATTGACATCGAGCACGACCGGGCGGACCGTGCGGCCGACAATCAGCTGAGGATGCCTGTCAGCGTGCTCCAACAGGACTGGGGCGCGGCCCTCGGCTTCGACGCTGCCGCACTGTGGGGCTCCTGGTGCGCTGATCTCCAGCACACCACGGTGACCTCGGGTCACTTCATGGCCGAGGAAGCTCCAGCAGAAATTGCCGGCGCCCTCCGAGCGCTGACGAGTCGCTGA
- a CDS encoding AfsR/SARP family transcriptional regulator: protein MSVTFGILGPVAAWGTDGCPLALKGPRHRAVLARLIIARGQVVPVTRLVDDLWHTPPPKAVGVVRTFVSALRRALEPQRPPRMPARLLITDGPGYALRVEDDRVDSRRFEQSVAAAAALRPESALPRLQEALASWRGPALADFADEGWARTERSRLSELRLHAVERQAEARLALGRAAEAAPDLDAHVTEHPWREDGWRLLATALYRTGRQGDALAVLRRARTLLVEQLGVDPGPALRGLEADILAQDRRLDLPPGLGGTAERVWADAAAAYDRTVRPGTRARLESTVGLLRNLAVTGGDGLEVARRHRFAAIAAAEELGDPELTARVIGAYDVPAIWTRVDDAQHTADVISSAERVLQELPPGHHDPARARLLATIALESRGTRSARGLQAAQQAEQIARRLDDPGLLAFALNGVFMQTFHRAGLSPRRDQTGAELIALSARHGMVTYEILGHLIRLQARSALGDFLGANHHAIAVDRLAERNELPLASVFTAWYRALRLSLTDSVPAAEAAFRDAAARLGGVGMHGLEDGLLPMTLLCLRVLHGQPAQTRDLSGWGPHEPWATPLVLLARGDRAEAAARLRHMPDPPPGLLFEAQWSLVAQAAIGVGDRTMMERARTMLLPAAGEWAGAGSGLLTTGPVSRHLGDLTTALTSSR, encoded by the coding sequence GTGAGCGTGACATTCGGAATCCTCGGGCCGGTGGCGGCCTGGGGCACGGATGGCTGCCCGCTCGCCCTCAAGGGGCCCCGGCACCGTGCGGTCCTCGCCCGCCTGATCATTGCCCGGGGCCAGGTCGTTCCTGTGACGCGTCTGGTGGATGATCTGTGGCACACACCGCCCCCGAAAGCGGTCGGGGTCGTCCGCACCTTCGTCTCCGCCTTGCGGCGGGCCCTGGAACCCCAGCGTCCTCCCCGTATGCCGGCCCGTCTGCTGATCACGGACGGGCCGGGCTATGCGCTGCGGGTCGAGGACGATCGTGTCGACAGCCGACGGTTCGAGCAATCAGTCGCTGCGGCCGCCGCACTCCGTCCGGAGTCGGCCTTGCCCCGGCTGCAGGAAGCGCTGGCCTCTTGGCGAGGCCCGGCTCTGGCCGACTTCGCCGATGAGGGGTGGGCCCGTACGGAGCGCTCCCGCCTCAGTGAACTTCGGCTGCATGCTGTAGAGCGGCAGGCCGAAGCGCGGCTGGCTCTTGGGCGTGCCGCGGAAGCCGCGCCCGATCTCGACGCGCATGTAACCGAACATCCCTGGCGCGAGGATGGATGGCGGCTGCTGGCCACCGCGCTGTACCGGACCGGTCGCCAGGGAGACGCGTTGGCCGTGTTGCGCCGGGCACGCACGCTCCTGGTCGAGCAGTTGGGTGTGGACCCGGGTCCGGCGCTGCGCGGTCTTGAGGCGGACATCCTGGCCCAGGACCGTCGCCTCGACCTGCCTCCCGGCCTCGGCGGTACGGCGGAGAGGGTATGGGCGGACGCGGCTGCCGCATACGACCGCACCGTGAGGCCCGGCACCCGGGCCCGGCTGGAGTCCACGGTAGGCCTGTTGCGCAACCTCGCCGTCACCGGCGGCGACGGCCTGGAAGTCGCCCGGCGCCACCGCTTCGCTGCCATCGCCGCAGCCGAGGAGCTCGGCGACCCGGAGCTGACAGCCCGGGTGATCGGCGCATACGACGTTCCGGCCATCTGGACTCGCGTGGACGATGCCCAGCACACGGCGGACGTCATCTCCTCAGCGGAGCGTGTTCTGCAAGAACTTCCTCCCGGGCATCACGACCCTGCCCGGGCCCGTCTGCTGGCCACCATTGCCCTGGAGTCACGAGGGACACGCTCGGCACGAGGCCTGCAGGCCGCTCAGCAAGCGGAGCAGATCGCCCGGCGGCTGGATGACCCTGGGCTGTTGGCTTTCGCTCTCAATGGCGTCTTCATGCAGACGTTCCATCGGGCGGGCCTGTCCCCGCGCCGGGACCAGACGGGCGCGGAACTGATCGCCCTGTCCGCACGACACGGCATGGTCACCTACGAAATTCTCGGCCACCTCATTCGGCTCCAGGCCCGCAGCGCCCTCGGGGACTTCCTCGGTGCGAACCACCACGCCATCGCAGTTGACCGCCTGGCCGAGCGTAACGAGCTGCCTCTCGCCAGCGTGTTCACCGCGTGGTACCGGGCCTTGCGTCTCTCCCTGACCGATTCGGTGCCGGCTGCGGAAGCGGCCTTCCGTGACGCGGCGGCCCGGCTGGGCGGGGTGGGCATGCACGGTCTGGAGGACGGCCTGCTGCCGATGACCCTGCTCTGTCTGCGCGTCCTGCACGGGCAGCCCGCTCAGACGCGTGACCTCTCCGGCTGGGGACCTCATGAACCCTGGGCCACGCCGCTGGTGCTCCTCGCCCGCGGCGATCGCGCCGAAGCGGCCGCGCGATTGCGCCACATGCCCGATCCCCCTCCTGGCCTTCTGTTCGAGGCTCAATGGAGTCTCGTGGCGCAGGCTGCGATAGGGGTAGGTGACCGGACCATGATGGAGCGGGCGCGCACCATGCTCCTGCCTGCTGCTGGGGAATGGGCCGGGGCGGGAAGCGGTCTGCTCACTACAGGCCCGGTGTCACGCCATCTAGGTGATCTCACCACCGCGCTCACATCCTCACGCTGA
- a CDS encoding alpha/beta fold hydrolase, with the protein MSYITVGLENSADIKIYYEDHGSGRPVVLIHGYPLDGASWEKQTAALLTAGYRVITYDRRGFGRSGRPTTGYDYDSFASDLNTLMETLDLTDAVLVGFSMGTGEVGRYLSAYGSQRVAKAAFLASLEPFLLKTEDNPTGVDGSVFEGILEAVTKDRYAYFTDFYQAFYNLDENLGTRISEEAVRASWKTAAGASPYASSACVPTWTTDFRSDLDKIDVPALILHGTADRILPIEATGRPFHQAVPHADYVEIEGAPHGLLWTHAEEVTDALLTFLAK; encoded by the coding sequence ATGTCGTACATCACCGTCGGCCTGGAGAACAGCGCTGACATCAAGATCTACTACGAGGACCACGGCTCGGGCCGGCCGGTCGTCCTGATTCACGGATATCCGCTCGATGGCGCCTCCTGGGAGAAGCAGACCGCGGCCCTCCTCACGGCCGGCTATCGGGTGATCACCTACGACCGACGGGGCTTCGGCCGCTCCGGCCGCCCGACCACCGGTTACGACTACGACTCCTTCGCCTCCGATCTGAACACCCTGATGGAGACTCTCGACCTGACAGACGCCGTACTGGTCGGCTTCTCCATGGGTACCGGCGAGGTCGGCCGCTACCTGTCGGCCTACGGATCCCAGAGGGTTGCCAAGGCCGCCTTCCTGGCCTCGCTGGAGCCCTTCCTCCTCAAGACCGAGGACAATCCGACCGGCGTAGACGGCAGCGTCTTCGAGGGCATCCTGGAAGCCGTCACGAAGGACCGGTACGCCTACTTCACCGACTTCTACCAGGCCTTCTACAACCTCGACGAGAACCTGGGCACCCGGATCAGCGAGGAAGCCGTTCGCGCGAGCTGGAAGACGGCCGCCGGCGCCTCCCCCTACGCGTCCAGCGCGTGCGTCCCGACTTGGACCACCGACTTCCGCAGTGATCTGGACAAGATCGATGTGCCCGCCCTCATCCTCCACGGCACCGCGGATCGCATCCTGCCCATCGAAGCCACTGGCCGTCCATTCCACCAGGCCGTCCCCCACGCGGACTACGTCGAGATCGAAGGAGCTCCGCATGGCCTGCTGTGGACCCACGCCGAGGAGGTCACCGACGCACTGCTGACCTTCCTGGCCAAGTAG